A genomic segment from Pseudomonas mendocina encodes:
- the pepP gene encoding Xaa-Pro aminopeptidase, whose protein sequence is MISIPKSEYARRRKALMAQMEPNSIAILPAAPVYIRNRDVEHVYRQDSDFQYLTGFPEPEAVMALIPGREHGEYVLFCRERDPERELWDGLRAGQDGAISKFGADDAFPIGDIDDILPGLIEGRERVYYAIGCNQEFDHRLMEWVNHIRAKARQGATPPNEFVALNHLLHDMRLYKSAAEVKVMKEAAEISARAHVRAMQASRAGLYEYHLEAELDYEFRKGGAKMPAYGSIVAAGRNACILHYRENDAALKDGDLVLIDAGCEIDCYASDITRTFPVSGRFSPEQKAIYELVLASQEAAFKEIAPGKHWNEAHEATVRVITAGLVELGLLSGDVDELIAGEAYKPFYMHRAGHWLGMDVHDVGDYKVGGEWRVLEPGMAMTVEPGIYIAPDNDKVAKKWRGIGVRIEDDVVVTKKGCEILTGGVPKTVAEIEALMAAARTEAA, encoded by the coding sequence TTGATCAGCATCCCCAAGTCCGAATATGCCCGTCGGCGCAAGGCGCTGATGGCGCAGATGGAACCCAACAGCATCGCTATCCTGCCGGCGGCGCCGGTGTATATCCGCAACCGTGACGTCGAGCACGTCTATCGCCAGGACAGCGACTTCCAGTACCTCACCGGCTTTCCCGAGCCAGAGGCTGTGATGGCGCTGATTCCGGGGCGTGAGCATGGCGAATACGTGTTGTTCTGCCGTGAGCGTGATCCCGAGCGCGAGCTTTGGGATGGCCTGCGCGCCGGCCAGGACGGTGCGATCAGCAAGTTCGGCGCCGACGACGCGTTCCCCATTGGCGATATCGACGACATCCTGCCCGGGCTGATCGAAGGCCGCGAGCGTGTCTACTACGCCATCGGCTGCAACCAGGAGTTCGATCATCGGCTGATGGAGTGGGTCAACCACATCCGCGCCAAGGCTCGTCAGGGCGCCACGCCGCCGAACGAATTCGTCGCCCTCAATCACCTGCTGCATGACATGCGCCTGTACAAGTCGGCCGCGGAAGTGAAGGTGATGAAGGAGGCCGCCGAGATCAGTGCGCGCGCCCATGTACGCGCGATGCAGGCCAGCCGTGCCGGTCTGTACGAATACCACCTGGAAGCCGAGCTGGATTACGAGTTCCGCAAGGGCGGGGCGAAGATGCCGGCCTACGGTAGCATCGTCGCCGCCGGCAGGAATGCCTGCATCCTGCACTACCGCGAGAACGATGCAGCGCTCAAGGACGGTGATCTGGTGCTGATCGACGCAGGCTGCGAGATCGATTGCTACGCCAGCGACATCACCCGCACCTTCCCGGTCAGCGGCAGGTTTTCTCCAGAGCAGAAGGCCATCTACGAGCTGGTGCTGGCGTCGCAGGAGGCAGCCTTCAAGGAGATCGCCCCAGGCAAGCACTGGAACGAAGCGCATGAGGCCACCGTACGGGTGATCACTGCAGGTCTGGTGGAGCTTGGGCTGCTCAGTGGTGACGTCGACGAACTGATCGCCGGCGAAGCCTACAAACCTTTCTATATGCATCGCGCCGGTCACTGGCTGGGCATGGATGTGCACGATGTCGGCGATTACAAGGTCGGCGGCGAGTGGCGCGTGCTGGAGCCGGGCATGGCGATGACCGTCGAGCCGGGCATCTACATCGCCCCCGACAACGACAAGGTCGCCAAGAAATGGCGCGGCATCGGCGTGCGCATCGAGGATGACGTGGTGGTGACCAAGAAGGGCTGCGAGATTCTCACCGGCGGCGTGCCCAAGACCGTCGCCGAGATCGAGGCGTTGATGGCTGCTGCACGCACCGAGGCGGCCTGA
- a CDS encoding YceK/YidQ family lipoprotein, with the protein MKHLVQYLLVAAISFSAGCGTMAGRGGAAEPMPVETYKSVNGDLHLLGLRPGPSGSGNAGAVICLISIVCPLMVVVSLPVDAVIDTLLLPADLMAAREPENTL; encoded by the coding sequence ATGAAGCACCTAGTGCAATACCTGCTTGTGGCGGCAATTTCATTTTCTGCGGGCTGCGGCACCATGGCCGGCCGCGGCGGCGCCGCAGAGCCGATGCCAGTGGAGACCTATAAGAGCGTCAATGGCGATCTTCACCTGTTGGGATTGCGCCCTGGCCCCAGCGGTAGCGGCAATGCCGGGGCGGTCATCTGCCTGATTAGCATCGTCTGTCCGCTTATGGTGGTGGTGTCGCTGCCAGTCGATGCAGTGATCGACACACTGCTGTTGCCGGCGGATCTGATGGCGGCCCGTGAGCCCGAAAATACCTTGTAA
- the gcvT gene encoding glycine cleavage system aminomethyltransferase GcvT, giving the protein MGQRTPLYDLHLALGAKMVDFGGWDMPLHYGSQVEEHHQVRRDCGVFDVSHMCVVDLSGSQAQAYLQRLLANDVARLENPGKALYSAMLNEQGGVIDDLIVYLTEGGYRLVLNAGTRDKDLAWMHAQAGDFDVQLHERRDLAMLAIQGPKARARVSELLTQARAALIHELKPFQGLPEGDWFIARTGYTGEDGLEIVLPVTEVVSFLNDLVGAGISPIGLGARDTLRLEAGMNLYGQDIDEQVSPLAANMAWTIAWEPVARDFIGRSALEAQRATGCPSKLVGLVLEERGVLRAHQVVRVEGIGEGEITSGSFSPTLNKSIALARVPAATGDRAEVEIRGKWYPVRVVRPSFVRHGKTLI; this is encoded by the coding sequence ATGGGACAGCGCACCCCCCTCTATGACCTGCACCTGGCGCTGGGGGCCAAGATGGTGGACTTCGGCGGCTGGGACATGCCGCTGCACTACGGTTCGCAAGTCGAGGAGCATCATCAGGTGCGCCGCGACTGCGGCGTGTTCGACGTCTCGCACATGTGTGTGGTGGACCTGAGCGGCAGTCAGGCGCAAGCCTACCTGCAGCGTCTGCTGGCCAATGACGTGGCCCGCCTGGAGAACCCCGGCAAGGCGCTGTACAGCGCCATGCTCAATGAGCAGGGCGGCGTGATCGATGACCTGATCGTCTACCTCACCGAAGGCGGCTACCGCCTGGTGCTCAACGCCGGTACCCGTGACAAGGACCTGGCATGGATGCATGCGCAAGCGGGTGACTTCGATGTGCAGCTGCACGAGCGTCGCGATCTGGCCATGCTCGCCATTCAGGGGCCGAAAGCCCGGGCGCGTGTCTCAGAGCTGCTGACGCAGGCACGTGCGGCGCTGATCCATGAACTCAAGCCGTTCCAGGGGCTGCCAGAGGGTGACTGGTTCATCGCCCGAACCGGTTATACCGGTGAGGATGGTCTGGAAATCGTGCTGCCGGTGACCGAGGTGGTGTCCTTCCTCAACGATCTGGTCGGCGCCGGTATTTCGCCCATCGGCCTGGGCGCCCGCGACACCCTGCGCCTGGAAGCGGGCATGAACCTCTACGGCCAGGACATAGACGAGCAGGTCAGCCCGCTGGCTGCCAACATGGCCTGGACCATCGCCTGGGAGCCCGTTGCGCGAGATTTCATCGGTCGCTCGGCGCTGGAGGCGCAGCGCGCCACAGGTTGTCCGAGCAAGCTGGTTGGCCTGGTGCTGGAAGAGCGCGGTGTGCTGCGCGCGCACCAGGTCGTGCGTGTCGAGGGCATTGGCGAGGGTGAGATCACCAGTGGTAGTTTCTCGCCAACGCTGAACAAATCCATCGCGCTGGCACGGGTTCCGGCCGCGACCGGGGACCGTGCCGAGGTGGAAATCCGTGGCAAGTGGTACCCGGTGCGTGTGGTCAGGCCGAGCTTCGTCCGTCACGGCAAAACGCTAATTTGA
- the gcvH gene encoding glycine cleavage system protein GcvH: MSNIPADLRYASSHEWARLEADGSVTVGISDHAQEALGDVVFIELPEVGKQLNAGQEAGVVESVKAASDIYAPVGGEVIAINEALADSPESVNSDPYGSWFFKLKPSDASELDKLLDAAAYEAAADADA; encoded by the coding sequence ATGAGCAATATCCCCGCCGATCTGCGTTATGCCTCCAGCCACGAGTGGGCTCGTCTGGAAGCTGACGGTAGCGTGACCGTGGGCATTTCCGACCACGCCCAGGAAGCCCTCGGCGACGTGGTATTCATCGAACTGCCGGAAGTCGGCAAGCAACTGAACGCTGGCCAGGAGGCGGGTGTGGTGGAGTCGGTCAAGGCGGCCTCCGACATCTACGCGCCAGTGGGCGGCGAAGTGATCGCGATCAACGAAGCACTGGCAGACAGCCCGGAAAGCGTCAACAGCGACCCGTACGGCAGCTGGTTCTTCAAGCTCAAGCCAAGCGATGCCAGCGAGCTGGACAAGCTGCTGGACGCCGCGGCCTATGAGGCTGCTGCTGACGCCGACGCCTGA
- a CDS encoding YecA/YgfB family protein, whose translation MSIPSSPYAAFAALLNSAGHSVSPAELHGLLLGRSCAGAGFDADAWLLDAADLLGGEPQDNVRQALIGLQEMVKGELCSEDITVVLLLPDDETPLAQRAAALGQWCQGFLGGFGLTARDGALSAEAMEVLQDLSAIAQVQSALEESEDGESDYMEVMEYLRVAPLLLFTECAKPAVPAAKPSLH comes from the coding sequence ATGTCGATTCCAAGTTCTCCCTACGCCGCCTTCGCCGCTCTGTTGAACAGTGCCGGGCATTCCGTTTCTCCTGCCGAACTGCACGGTCTGCTGCTCGGCCGTAGCTGCGCGGGTGCCGGCTTCGATGCCGACGCCTGGCTGCTCGACGCTGCCGACCTGCTCGGCGGCGAGCCGCAGGACAACGTGCGCCAGGCGCTGATCGGGCTGCAGGAAATGGTCAAGGGTGAGCTGTGCAGCGAGGACATCACCGTAGTGCTGCTGTTGCCCGATGACGAAACCCCGCTGGCGCAGCGTGCTGCCGCTCTGGGCCAATGGTGCCAGGGCTTTCTCGGCGGCTTCGGCCTGACTGCCCGGGACGGCGCGCTGAGTGCCGAGGCCATGGAAGTGTTGCAGGATCTCTCCGCCATCGCCCAGGTGCAGAGTGCCCTGGAAGAATCCGAAGATGGTGAGAGCGACTACATGGAGGTCATGGAGTACCTGCGCGTGGCACCGCTGCTGCTGTTTACCGAGTGTGCCAAGCCCGCTGTGCCCGCTGCCAAACCCTCCCTGCACTGA
- a CDS encoding DUF6691 family protein, with protein sequence MAKLTAFVCGLLFGLGVLLAGMADPAKVLAFLDLAGDWDPSLALVMAGAIGAAALPLNLAQRRARSLLGGTMQMPTRRDLDARLVLGSLLFGVGWGIAGICPGPALAVLLSGHWQPLLFVAAMLAGMLIFAALEGRRRA encoded by the coding sequence ATGGCCAAGCTCACTGCCTTCGTCTGCGGATTGCTGTTCGGTCTCGGTGTGCTGCTGGCCGGCATGGCTGACCCAGCCAAGGTGCTGGCGTTTCTCGATCTGGCCGGCGACTGGGACCCGTCGCTGGCGCTGGTTATGGCCGGTGCCATTGGCGCTGCCGCGCTACCGCTGAACCTGGCCCAGCGGCGTGCCAGGAGCCTGCTCGGTGGCACCATGCAGATGCCGACCCGGCGCGATCTGGATGCCCGGCTGGTGCTTGGCAGTCTGCTGTTTGGTGTTGGCTGGGGGATTGCCGGCATCTGCCCGGGGCCGGCCTTGGCCGTCCTGCTGTCCGGGCACTGGCAGCCGCTGCTGTTCGTTGCCGCGATGCTGGCAGGCATGCTGATCTTTGCCGCGCTGGAGGGGAGGCGCAGAGCTTGA
- the ubiH gene encoding 2-octaprenyl-6-methoxyphenyl hydroxylase — protein sequence MSRVNLAIIGGGLVGASLALALQDTARQRGWRIALIEPFAPGSEYQPSYDARSTALSYGSRLIYERLGLWQGIAQRAEPILQIHVSDRGRFGAARLQAIEEGVPALGYVVENAWIGHCLWQALDQDVIEWRCPAEVVGMQRQGDGYRLTLNDETCLDCDLAVLADGGRSALREQLGINVSNKPYGQSALIANVSPLEAHRGQAFERFTDDGPMAMLPLEGNRCALVWTRTNADAERLLRVSEAQFLAELQQAFGYRLGALQQVGARHLYPLSLVEAQEQVRAHLVVLGNAAHSLHPIAGQGYNLSLRDTLALAEVLIASEAPLGDFATLQRYRQRQQLDQQMTVGFSDQVTRLFSNAQPLLAAGRNLGLLGLDLLPPAKRWFARQAMGMGTRNL from the coding sequence ATGTCCCGTGTGAACCTGGCGATCATCGGTGGTGGGTTGGTGGGTGCCAGCCTGGCGCTGGCCCTGCAGGACACTGCGCGCCAGCGTGGCTGGCGCATCGCCCTGATCGAACCCTTCGCCCCGGGCAGCGAATACCAGCCCAGCTACGACGCCCGCTCCACCGCGCTGTCCTACGGCAGCCGGCTGATCTACGAACGCCTTGGTCTGTGGCAAGGCATCGCCCAGCGGGCCGAGCCGATTTTGCAGATTCATGTGTCCGACCGCGGCCGTTTCGGCGCCGCGCGTCTGCAGGCCATCGAGGAAGGCGTGCCGGCGCTCGGCTACGTGGTGGAAAACGCCTGGATCGGCCACTGCCTGTGGCAGGCGTTGGATCAGGACGTGATCGAATGGCGCTGTCCGGCCGAGGTGGTCGGCATGCAGCGCCAGGGCGACGGCTATCGCCTGACCCTGAACGATGAAACCTGCCTCGACTGTGACCTGGCCGTACTCGCCGATGGCGGGCGCTCCGCTCTGCGTGAGCAGCTCGGCATCAACGTCAGCAACAAGCCTTATGGGCAGAGCGCGTTGATCGCCAACGTCAGCCCGCTGGAGGCGCATCGCGGCCAGGCCTTCGAGCGCTTCACCGATGACGGCCCGATGGCCATGCTGCCGTTGGAAGGCAACCGTTGTGCATTGGTCTGGACGCGTACCAACGCTGATGCCGAGCGCTTGTTGCGTGTCAGCGAGGCACAATTTCTCGCCGAATTGCAGCAGGCCTTCGGCTATCGTCTGGGCGCCTTGCAGCAGGTCGGCGCCCGGCACCTCTATCCCCTGAGTCTTGTCGAGGCGCAGGAGCAGGTGCGGGCGCATCTGGTGGTACTGGGCAACGCCGCGCACAGCCTGCACCCCATCGCAGGTCAGGGTTACAACCTGTCGCTGCGCGACACCCTGGCGCTGGCTGAGGTGTTGATCGCCAGCGAAGCGCCATTGGGCGATTTCGCCACGCTGCAGCGCTACCGCCAGCGGCAGCAGCTCGATCAGCAAATGACCGTCGGCTTCTCAGACCAGGTGACGCGTCTGTTCAGTAACGCCCAGCCACTGCTGGCAGCGGGGCGCAACCTGGGTTTGCTCGGCCTCGACCTGTTGCCACCGGCCAAGCGCTGGTTTGCCCGCCAGGCAATGGGTATGGGGACCCGTAATCTATGA
- a CDS encoding ABC transporter permease produces the protein MPHPVQRRWYPIVLAVAALVLMPLSVLLLSWHEVDQQIWTHLWQTQMARLIGNTATLVLGVGVGVTLLGVSLAWLTSLCEFPGRRWLDWALMLPFAIPAYVLAFVFVGLLDFAGPVQTLLREWFGSGLRLPRVRSTGGVIIVLVLVFYPYVYLLARGAFLAQGKGLMEAARVLGQSPWQAFWRVALPMARPAIGAGLALAIMETLADFGAVSVFNFDTFTTAIYKTWYSFYSLTSATQLASLLLLAVALVLYGERRARGAARPANERPRGKALYHLRGWKAFAASAWCGLVFACAFVIPLLQLLAWFWQRGRFDLDERYAGLILHTLYLGGMAALITVSVAMLLAFARRQAPTRGVRLGVALGNLGYALPGSVLAVAIMLAFSFLDRELVIPLSTALGGAGKPLLMGSLTALLVAYLIRFMAVAFGPLETSLARIRPSLPEASRSLGVGGVGLFFKVYLPLLLPGTLSAALLVFVDVLKEMPATLLMRPFGWDTLSVRVFEMTSEGEWARAALPALTLVLVGLLPVILLIRRSARSFG, from the coding sequence GTGCCGCATCCCGTCCAGCGTCGCTGGTACCCCATCGTCCTTGCCGTCGCCGCTCTGGTGCTGATGCCGCTGTCGGTCTTGCTGCTGAGCTGGCATGAGGTCGATCAGCAGATCTGGACGCATCTGTGGCAGACACAGATGGCGCGGCTGATCGGCAACACGGCGACTCTGGTGCTTGGCGTTGGCGTCGGTGTGACGCTGCTGGGCGTCAGCCTGGCCTGGCTCACCAGTCTCTGCGAGTTCCCCGGCCGGCGCTGGCTGGACTGGGCGCTGATGTTGCCCTTCGCCATTCCCGCCTACGTGCTGGCCTTCGTTTTCGTCGGTCTGCTGGATTTCGCAGGTCCCGTACAGACGCTGCTGCGCGAGTGGTTTGGCAGTGGCCTGCGCCTACCGCGAGTGCGCTCCACTGGCGGTGTGATCATCGTCCTGGTGCTGGTGTTCTACCCCTACGTCTACCTGCTCGCTCGTGGCGCATTTCTGGCTCAGGGCAAGGGGTTGATGGAGGCGGCGCGGGTGCTCGGGCAGAGCCCCTGGCAAGCCTTCTGGCGTGTGGCGTTGCCGATGGCACGCCCGGCCATCGGTGCCGGCCTGGCACTGGCGATCATGGAAACACTGGCCGACTTCGGCGCGGTATCGGTGTTCAACTTCGATACCTTCACCACGGCGATCTACAAGACCTGGTACAGCTTCTACAGTCTGACCAGTGCAACCCAGCTGGCGAGCCTGCTGCTGCTGGCTGTGGCCCTGGTGCTCTATGGCGAGCGTCGCGCTCGTGGCGCCGCGCGGCCGGCCAACGAGCGGCCGCGCGGCAAGGCGCTGTACCACCTGCGCGGCTGGAAGGCCTTCGCCGCCAGCGCCTGGTGTGGTCTGGTGTTCGCCTGCGCCTTCGTCATTCCGTTGCTGCAGTTGCTGGCCTGGTTCTGGCAGCGCGGTCGCTTCGACCTCGATGAACGCTACGCCGGGCTCATCCTGCACACCCTTTATCTGGGCGGTATGGCGGCGCTGATTACGGTCAGCGTGGCCATGCTGCTGGCCTTCGCCCGCCGACAGGCGCCGACGCGCGGTGTGCGTCTTGGCGTCGCGCTGGGCAACCTGGGCTATGCCCTGCCAGGTTCGGTGCTGGCGGTGGCGATCATGCTGGCGTTCAGCTTTCTCGATCGCGAGCTGGTGATTCCGCTGTCCACGGCGTTGGGCGGTGCGGGCAAACCGCTGCTGATGGGGAGCCTGACGGCGTTGCTGGTGGCCTACCTGATCCGCTTCATGGCAGTGGCCTTCGGGCCGCTGGAAACCAGCTTGGCGCGGATCCGTCCGTCGCTTCCAGAGGCGTCGCGCAGTCTCGGCGTCGGCGGCGTCGGGCTGTTCTTCAAGGTCTACCTGCCGCTGCTGTTGCCGGGCACCCTGTCCGCCGCGCTGCTGGTGTTCGTCGACGTGCTCAAGGAAATGCCGGCGACCCTGCTGATGCGTCCGTTCGGCTGGGACACGCTGTCGGTACGAGTATTCGAAATGACCAGCGAAGGCGAATGGGCGCGCGCCGCGCTGCCGGCGCTGACCCTGGTGCTGGTCGGCCTGCTGCCGGTGATTTTGCTGATAAGGCGTTCGGCCCGCAGCTTCGGTTGA
- a CDS encoding 2-octaprenyl-3-methyl-6-methoxy-1,4-benzoquinol hydroxylase, with the protein MRADLIIVGAGMVGSTLALALERSGLDILIVDGSPLSVSPFDAQAPFEPRVSALSMASQRILERLGAWQGIAARRACPYGEMRVWDGTGTGSIHFAAASVHADTLGHIVENRVVQDALLERLHDSQIGLLPGARLEQLRRSGDDWLLTLTDGRQLRTPLLVAADGANSAVRRLAGCATREWDYLHHAIVTSVRCERSHQATAWQRFTDDGPLAFLPLAGPAGEHWCSIVWSTIPVEAERLMALDDEGFCAELGKAFEQRLGKVLHADRRLCIPLRQRHAKRYVEPGLALIGDAAHTIHPLAGQGVNLGFLDAAVLAEVLLHAAERGESLSEERVLSRFERRRMPHNLAMMAAMEGFQRLFQADPLPLRLLRNVGLDLVDGQAEAKALFVRQALGLSGDLPKLAKA; encoded by the coding sequence ATGCGCGCGGATCTGATCATCGTCGGCGCCGGAATGGTCGGCAGCACGCTGGCCCTGGCGCTGGAGCGCAGCGGCCTGGATATCCTGATCGTCGACGGCAGCCCGCTCAGCGTATCGCCGTTCGATGCGCAGGCGCCATTCGAGCCGCGTGTCAGTGCCTTGTCGATGGCTAGCCAGCGCATCCTCGAGCGCCTGGGCGCCTGGCAAGGCATCGCAGCGCGGCGCGCCTGCCCCTATGGCGAAATGCGCGTGTGGGACGGTACCGGTACCGGCAGCATCCACTTCGCGGCCGCCAGCGTACATGCCGATACGCTGGGCCATATCGTCGAGAACCGTGTGGTGCAGGACGCCCTGCTCGAACGCCTGCACGACAGCCAGATCGGCCTGCTACCGGGCGCACGCCTGGAGCAGTTGCGCCGTAGCGGTGACGACTGGCTGCTGACTCTCACCGATGGCCGTCAACTGCGCACACCGTTGCTGGTAGCGGCCGATGGGGCCAATTCCGCAGTGCGGCGTCTGGCCGGTTGTGCCACCCGAGAGTGGGATTATCTGCATCACGCCATCGTCACCAGCGTCCGCTGCGAGCGCTCGCACCAGGCCACCGCCTGGCAGCGCTTCACCGATGACGGTCCGCTGGCTTTCCTGCCACTTGCAGGGCCGGCTGGTGAGCACTGGTGCTCGATCGTATGGTCCACCATCCCTGTCGAGGCCGAGCGTCTGATGGCGCTGGACGATGAGGGCTTCTGTGCCGAACTGGGTAAGGCCTTCGAGCAGCGCCTCGGTAAGGTGCTGCATGCCGACCGCAGGCTGTGCATCCCACTTCGCCAGCGTCATGCCAAGCGTTATGTCGAACCGGGGTTGGCGTTGATCGGCGATGCCGCGCACACCATCCACCCGCTCGCGGGGCAGGGTGTCAATCTGGGCTTCCTCGATGCCGCGGTGCTCGCCGAGGTGTTGCTGCACGCCGCCGAGCGCGGCGAGAGTTTGAGCGAGGAGCGTGTGCTGAGCCGCTTCGAGCGTCGGCGCATGCCGCACAATCTGGCGATGATGGCCGCGATGGAAGGCTTTCAGCGCTTGTTCCAGGCTGATCCGCTGCCGTTGCGTCTGCTGCGCAACGTCGGGCTCGATCTGGTGGATGGCCAGGCCGAAGCCAAGGCACTGTTCGTGCGCCAGGCGCTTGGGCTGTCTGGCGACCTGCCGAAGCTGGCGAAGGCCTGA
- a CDS encoding extracellular solute-binding protein, with amino-acid sequence MKARNALLAAFTLSTLATAVQAADEVVVYSSRIDELIKPVFDAYTAKTGVKVKFITDKEAPLIARLKAEGANTPADMLITVDAGNLWQAEQEGVLQPTKSDVIDANIPAQYRSSTYSWTGLSLRARTIFYSTERVKPEELSTYEALADKNWEGRLCLRTSKKVYNQSLTATLIETHGAEKTEEIVKGWVNNLATDVFPDDTALLQAIDAGQCDVGITNTYYYGRLHKQQPDLKVKPFWPNQNDRGVHVNLAGAGVTKHAPHAEEAKKLLEWMTTPEAQSIFAGVNQEFPANPAVAPSEEVAAWGTFKADSIATEVAGKRQAEATMLMDRAGWQ; translated from the coding sequence ATGAAGGCTCGTAACGCTCTGCTCGCTGCATTCACCCTCAGCACCCTGGCGACTGCCGTCCAGGCCGCCGATGAAGTAGTGGTCTATTCCTCGCGAATCGATGAGCTGATCAAGCCGGTGTTCGATGCCTACACCGCCAAGACCGGCGTGAAGGTCAAGTTCATCACCGACAAGGAAGCTCCGCTGATCGCGCGCCTCAAGGCCGAAGGCGCAAACACCCCAGCCGACATGCTGATCACCGTCGATGCCGGCAACCTCTGGCAGGCCGAGCAGGAAGGCGTGCTGCAGCCGACCAAGTCCGACGTGATCGATGCCAACATCCCTGCCCAGTATCGCTCCAGCACCTACAGCTGGACCGGCCTGTCGCTGCGTGCGCGGACCATTTTCTACTCCACCGAGCGCGTCAAGCCCGAAGAGCTGTCCACCTACGAAGCGCTGGCCGACAAGAACTGGGAAGGCCGCCTGTGCCTGCGTACCAGCAAGAAGGTTTACAACCAGTCGCTGACCGCCACCCTGATCGAAACCCACGGCGCCGAGAAGACCGAGGAGATCGTCAAAGGCTGGGTCAACAACCTGGCCACCGACGTGTTCCCGGATGACACCGCGCTGCTGCAGGCCATCGATGCGGGCCAGTGCGATGTGGGCATCACCAACACCTATTACTATGGCCGCCTGCACAAGCAGCAGCCGGACCTGAAGGTCAAGCCGTTCTGGCCGAACCAGAACGACCGTGGCGTACACGTCAACCTGGCCGGCGCCGGCGTCACCAAGCACGCCCCGCACGCCGAAGAAGCCAAGAAACTGCTGGAGTGGATGACCACCCCGGAAGCGCAGAGCATCTTCGCCGGCGTCAACCAGGAGTTCCCGGCCAACCCGGCGGTCGCACCGTCTGAAGAGGTGGCTGCCTGGGGTACCTTCAAGGCCGATTCCATCGCCACCGAAGTGGCCGGCAAGCGCCAGGCCGAGGCGACCATGCTGATGGATCGCGCCGGCTGGCAGTAA
- a CDS encoding YeeE/YedE family protein, with protein MNIDWTSFTPWSALAGGALIGLAASVFALVNGRVAGISGLLGSLLQRQAEGRGEKAAFLLGLLLAPGLWVMFAALPMIHFETGSLGLIVAGLLVGIGTRYGSGCTSGHGVCGISRLSPRSLVATLCFMATGFATVFVLRHLLES; from the coding sequence ATGAACATCGACTGGACCAGCTTCACACCCTGGAGCGCTTTGGCTGGTGGTGCGCTGATCGGCCTGGCAGCGTCCGTGTTTGCTTTGGTCAATGGCCGGGTAGCAGGTATCAGTGGCCTGCTCGGAAGCCTGCTGCAGCGTCAGGCCGAAGGGCGGGGCGAGAAGGCCGCCTTTCTGCTTGGCCTGCTACTGGCGCCAGGGCTTTGGGTGATGTTCGCTGCCTTGCCGATGATTCATTTCGAAACCGGCAGCCTCGGCCTGATCGTGGCCGGTTTGCTGGTCGGCATCGGTACTCGCTATGGCTCGGGTTGCACCAGCGGCCATGGTGTTTGTGGCATTTCCCGCCTGTCGCCGCGTTCGCTGGTGGCCACCTTGTGCTTCATGGCCACTGGGTTCGCCACGGTGTTCGTCCTGCGTCACCTGCTGGAGAGCTGA
- a CDS encoding cytochrome-c peroxidase has translation MRTLTLLAGLCLGASAWANLPANEPVAPIAPAEITDPAKVELGKQLFFDPRLSRSGFISCNSCHNLSMGGSDNLPSSIGHNWQQGPINSPTVLNSSLNLAQFWDGRAADLKEQAAGPIANPMEMAFTHVLAIDVLRSIPQYRESFKAVYQTDEITLDEVTDAIAEFEKTLVTPNSRFDLWLKGDQQAITQTELEGYQLFKSIGCVACHNGPALGGNSFQKMGLVEPYETSNPAEGVAGLTGKDADRFKFKVPTLRNVELTYPYFHDGAYWKLEESVDIMARLQLGRQLSTDEIGKITAFLKTLTGEQPSFALPILPPSNNDTPRPQPFE, from the coding sequence ATGCGCACTCTGACTCTGCTGGCCGGATTGTGCCTGGGCGCCAGCGCCTGGGCCAATCTACCGGCCAACGAACCTGTCGCGCCGATCGCACCGGCCGAGATCACCGATCCGGCCAAGGTGGAACTGGGCAAGCAGCTGTTCTTTGACCCGCGCCTGTCGCGCTCGGGGTTCATCTCCTGCAACTCCTGCCACAACCTGTCGATGGGCGGCAGCGACAACCTGCCCAGCTCCATCGGCCATAACTGGCAGCAAGGACCGATCAATTCACCGACCGTGCTCAATTCCAGCCTCAATCTCGCGCAGTTCTGGGATGGTCGTGCTGCTGATCTCAAGGAACAGGCCGCTGGACCTATCGCCAATCCGATGGAGATGGCGTTCACTCACGTTCTGGCTATCGACGTGCTGCGTTCGATCCCGCAGTACCGTGAGTCGTTCAAGGCCGTGTACCAGACCGACGAAATCACCCTCGATGAGGTGACCGATGCAATCGCCGAGTTCGAAAAGACCCTGGTCACGCCCAACTCGCGCTTCGATCTGTGGCTCAAGGGCGACCAGCAGGCCATCACCCAGACTGAACTGGAGGGTTACCAGCTGTTCAAGTCCATCGGCTGCGTCGCCTGCCACAACGGCCCGGCGCTGGGTGGCAACTCGTTCCAGAAGATGGGCTTGGTCGAACCCTATGAAACCAGCAACCCGGCCGAGGGCGTGGCGGGTCTGACCGGCAAGGATGCGGACCGCTTCAAGTTCAAGGTGCCGACTCTGCGCAACGTCGAGCTGACCTATCCCTACTTCCATGATGGCGCCTACTGGAAGTTGGAAGAGTCGGTGGACATCATGGCGCGTCTGCAGCTCGGGCGGCAGCTGAGCACCGATGAGATCGGCAAGATCACTGCCTTTCTGAAGACCCTGACTGGCGAGCAGCCGAGTTTCGCCCTGCCGATCCTGCCGCCGTCTAACAATGACACACCGCGGCCGCAGCCATTCGAGTGA